Proteins encoded together in one Microbacterium sp. zg-Y625 window:
- a CDS encoding amidohydrolase, which yields MTWAAGDHVAVVANARLTGEDRTDPFGDDLVDVHLQGGAIADIAPAGALPRAGVVLDAQGGWLIPGLWDHHVHTVQWALLTQRAPLGHADSAAHAAWLMADAPVLDDGRRIGTGFRHAFWPDAPTLEVLDAATGDVPTYLINADVHSVWLNSAALRREGHPVAGSGLLWEEPAFEISRRLNLVPTDVADAYVARMAHDAASRGVVGIVDLDMAWNAEAWARRAADGFDTLRARFGVYPRDLQRALDLGIETGDAVDPAGLFRVGSLKVISDGSLGTRTAACSHAYPGDPLNHGMLTIPPDELGDLMIRATGGGLSCAIHAIGDIANTHALDAFALTGATGTIEHAQLVAHADVPRFAALEVGASVQPEHALDDRDLTDTVWATQTSQPYPLRALADAGANLLFGSDAPVSPLDPWAAMSAAVHRTRDGREPWQPGQAVDAATALAASTAEGSAGGSALRIGGVADLAVVAHDPLTADEKTLRGMQVAATMIAGRLTHVSA from the coding sequence ATGACCTGGGCCGCAGGCGACCACGTCGCCGTCGTCGCAAATGCACGACTGACGGGGGAGGACCGCACCGACCCCTTCGGCGATGACCTCGTCGACGTGCATCTGCAGGGTGGCGCCATCGCCGACATCGCCCCTGCGGGCGCCCTTCCTCGGGCGGGCGTCGTCCTCGACGCCCAGGGCGGCTGGCTGATCCCGGGGCTGTGGGACCACCACGTGCACACAGTGCAGTGGGCCCTCCTCACACAGCGGGCGCCTCTCGGACACGCCGACAGTGCGGCCCACGCGGCGTGGCTCATGGCCGACGCCCCCGTGCTGGATGACGGGCGGCGCATCGGAACCGGGTTCCGCCACGCGTTCTGGCCCGACGCCCCGACGCTCGAGGTGCTGGATGCCGCAACCGGCGACGTCCCCACCTACCTCATCAACGCCGACGTCCACAGCGTGTGGCTCAACTCCGCCGCCCTGCGGCGCGAGGGTCACCCGGTGGCCGGCTCGGGCCTGCTCTGGGAGGAGCCGGCGTTCGAGATCTCCCGACGCCTCAACCTCGTTCCCACCGATGTCGCCGACGCGTATGTGGCGCGCATGGCGCACGATGCGGCATCCCGCGGCGTCGTCGGGATCGTGGATCTCGACATGGCGTGGAACGCCGAGGCCTGGGCGCGCCGCGCCGCCGACGGGTTCGACACCCTCCGCGCGCGGTTCGGTGTCTACCCGCGCGATCTGCAGCGGGCCCTCGACCTGGGAATCGAGACGGGTGACGCCGTCGACCCGGCTGGGCTCTTCCGGGTCGGCTCCCTCAAGGTGATCAGCGACGGCTCGCTGGGCACCCGCACGGCCGCGTGCTCGCACGCCTATCCCGGCGACCCGCTGAACCACGGCATGCTGACGATCCCGCCCGATGAGCTGGGCGATCTGATGATCCGCGCCACCGGGGGAGGCCTCTCCTGCGCCATCCACGCGATCGGCGACATCGCCAACACCCATGCGCTCGACGCGTTCGCGCTGACGGGCGCGACAGGCACGATCGAGCACGCGCAGCTCGTGGCCCATGCGGACGTGCCACGGTTCGCCGCGCTCGAGGTGGGGGCCAGCGTGCAGCCCGAGCACGCGCTGGACGACCGAGACCTCACCGACACGGTGTGGGCCACCCAGACCTCGCAGCCCTACCCGCTGCGTGCGCTGGCCGACGCGGGCGCCAACCTGCTGTTCGGGTCCGACGCCCCGGTCTCGCCGCTGGATCCGTGGGCGGCGATGTCGGCCGCGGTGCACCGGACCCGCGACGGCCGTGAGCCGTGGCAGCCAGGGCAGGCGGTGGATGCCGCCACCGCTCTTGCGGCATCCACCGCCGAAGGCTCCGCCGGGGGCTCGGCGCTGCGGATCGGCGGCGTCGCGGATCTGGCCGTCGTGGCACACGACCCGTTGACGGCGGACGAGAAGACGCTGCGCGGCATGCAGGTCGCGGCCACCATGATCGCCGGGCGCCTCACGCACGTCTCCGCCTGA
- a CDS encoding FMN-binding negative transcriptional regulator yields MRQNPSFVLGDTAELRRLIEENPWVTLVSSTPEGLVASHYAVLLDDTREDLTIVGHVGKPDDLIHRLGERELLVVVQGPHGYISPGWYGDVASVPTWNFISAHLSGVPELLTADENLAVLDRLVAHFESGMAQPRMMWERPNDAGYIHRLEKGTVGFRLTPTRVVAKRKLSQNRPDEVVETIIGELDAGSGAYADPRLAGEMRRDLDARRSSR; encoded by the coding sequence ATGCGCCAGAACCCCAGCTTCGTCCTGGGCGACACCGCGGAGCTTCGGCGGCTCATCGAAGAGAACCCGTGGGTCACCCTCGTGAGCAGCACCCCCGAAGGTCTCGTCGCGTCGCACTACGCCGTGCTGCTCGACGACACGCGCGAGGACCTGACGATCGTCGGGCACGTCGGCAAGCCGGACGATCTCATCCACCGGCTGGGGGAGCGTGAACTGCTGGTCGTCGTGCAGGGTCCGCACGGATACATCTCGCCCGGCTGGTACGGCGACGTCGCGTCGGTGCCCACCTGGAACTTCATCTCCGCGCACCTGAGTGGCGTGCCCGAGCTGCTCACGGCGGACGAGAACCTCGCGGTGCTCGACCGGCTCGTGGCCCACTTCGAGAGCGGGATGGCGCAGCCGCGGATGATGTGGGAGCGTCCCAACGACGCCGGCTACATCCATCGACTGGAAAAGGGCACGGTGGGTTTCCGGCTGACCCCTACGCGGGTGGTCGCCAAGCGCAAACTGAGCCAGAACCGCCCCGACGAGGTGGTCGAGACGATCATCGGCGAACTGGATGCCGGCTCGGGCGCATACGCGGACCCCCGCCTGGCCGGCGAGATGCGTCGGGACCTCGACGCACGAAGGAGCAGCAGATGA
- a CDS encoding Fpg/Nei family DNA glycosylase, producing MPEGHSVHRIARQFERNFVGRTVAASSPQGRFAEGAAVLDGRTPTEARAVGKQMFLAFDDLWLRVHLGLYGAWDFAGEILVDPTIASANGRMGQTNQRGTVLGDEPIMDAAGENSLSSIGAPRRTRVHVRMSEQTTGLGDDLEWPPPVVGQVRLRLMTDITCADLRGPTACELQSTDEMLATVAKLGPDPLVGDVAEGEERFTRTVRRKPTPIGQLLMDQNVVSGIGNVYRAEMLFRARQNPHTPGRDVPEETVRALWRDWVRLLAIGVETGQMMTMDDLAPEDYRKAMASRDDRHWVYHRAGLPCRVCGTAIVVEEMAARKLYWCPRCQA from the coding sequence ATGCCCGAGGGCCATTCCGTCCACCGCATCGCCCGCCAGTTCGAGCGCAACTTCGTCGGGCGGACGGTTGCGGCATCCAGCCCGCAGGGGCGGTTCGCCGAGGGCGCCGCCGTGCTCGACGGCCGCACCCCGACCGAGGCCCGAGCTGTCGGCAAGCAGATGTTCCTCGCCTTCGACGACCTGTGGCTGCGCGTGCATCTCGGCCTCTACGGCGCGTGGGATTTCGCCGGCGAGATCCTCGTGGATCCCACGATCGCCTCCGCCAACGGACGCATGGGACAGACGAACCAGCGCGGCACGGTGCTCGGCGATGAGCCGATCATGGATGCCGCGGGGGAGAACTCCCTGTCGTCGATCGGCGCGCCGCGGCGCACGCGGGTGCACGTGCGCATGTCGGAGCAGACGACCGGACTCGGCGACGATCTGGAGTGGCCCCCGCCGGTGGTCGGCCAGGTGCGCCTGCGGCTCATGACCGACATCACGTGCGCCGATCTGCGTGGCCCCACCGCGTGCGAGCTGCAGAGCACAGATGAGATGCTCGCGACCGTCGCGAAGCTCGGTCCCGACCCGCTCGTCGGCGACGTGGCCGAGGGGGAGGAGCGCTTCACCCGCACGGTGCGGCGCAAGCCCACACCGATCGGGCAGCTGCTCATGGATCAGAACGTCGTCAGCGGCATCGGCAACGTGTACCGAGCCGAGATGCTCTTCCGCGCGCGGCAGAACCCGCACACCCCCGGACGCGACGTTCCCGAAGAGACCGTGCGCGCGCTCTGGCGCGACTGGGTGCGGTTGCTGGCGATCGGCGTCGAGACCGGTCAGATGATGACGATGGACGACCTGGCGCCGGAGGACTACCGCAAGGCGATGGCCTCCCGCGACGACCGGCACTGGGTCTACCACCGCGCAGGGCTCCCGTGCCGGGTCTGCGGCACCGCGATCGTGGTCGAGGAGATGGCCGCCCGCAAGCTGTACTGGTGCCCGCGCTGCCAGGCGTGA
- a CDS encoding ribose-5-phosphate isomerase, with protein sequence MRIHIATDHAGLEFSTQLQHHLAGEGHELVDHGPLEYDAQDDYPAFCIRAAQAVVRDQEAGIETLGVVFGGSGNGEQIAANKVRGVRAALVWSIATAELAREHNDANVIAIGARQHTFDEAAAFIDRFIATPFSGEERHARRIAQLAAYEIDGSLQPDPRAAGVQADVLAADDSSFDPEAG encoded by the coding sequence ATGCGCATCCACATCGCGACCGACCACGCCGGCCTCGAGTTCTCGACCCAGCTGCAGCATCACCTGGCCGGCGAAGGTCACGAGCTCGTCGACCACGGCCCGCTCGAGTACGACGCGCAGGACGACTACCCCGCCTTCTGCATCCGGGCGGCCCAAGCCGTCGTGCGCGACCAGGAGGCCGGGATCGAGACACTGGGCGTGGTCTTCGGCGGCTCGGGCAACGGCGAGCAGATCGCGGCGAACAAGGTGCGCGGTGTGCGTGCGGCTCTGGTGTGGAGCATCGCGACCGCAGAGCTCGCCCGTGAGCACAATGACGCCAACGTGATCGCCATCGGCGCCCGTCAGCACACGTTCGACGAGGCGGCCGCGTTCATCGACCGCTTCATCGCCACCCCGTTCTCCGGTGAGGAGCGCCACGCGCGGCGCATCGCCCAGCTGGCGGCCTACGAGATCGACGGGTCCCTCCAGCCCGACCCGCGGGCCGCGGGCGTGCAGGCCGACGTTCTCGCCGCCGACGACAGCTCGTTCGACCCGGAAGCGGGCTGA
- a CDS encoding ferrochelatase, whose amino-acid sequence MSATDATPPVIEREEPRVPFASPASASGSPHVEVPVAYDGILLAGFGGPEGQDDVIPFLRNVTRGRGIPDERLEEVAHHYRHFGGVSPINDQNRALKAAIKDELARRGIDLPVYWGNRNWAPYLEQAVQDAAAAGDTTLIAVATSAYSSFSSCRQYREDFARVLTETGLGDVVTIDKVRQFFDHPGFVAPFSAGVLAAVAGFLDEGLAPEQIRVLFSTHSVPIDDAKRSGPRDVDWGEGGAYAAQHRAVAEVIMADVVAERPEAASVPWDLVYQSRSGPPSQPWLEPDVCDVIETLPDAGVKAVAIVPLGFVSDHMEVLWDLDTEAIEAAQEAGLRAVRTPTPGVDPAYVSGLVDLVVERIEGTPAAERPHRTELGPWFDVCRPACCENVRAGFKPAAAGIAP is encoded by the coding sequence GTGAGTGCAACCGACGCCACCCCACCGGTCATCGAGCGCGAAGAGCCCCGGGTTCCCTTCGCTTCTCCCGCATCCGCATCGGGTTCGCCCCATGTCGAGGTACCCGTCGCCTACGACGGCATCCTCCTCGCCGGCTTCGGCGGCCCCGAGGGGCAGGACGATGTGATCCCGTTCCTGCGCAACGTCACCCGGGGGCGCGGCATCCCCGACGAGCGGCTCGAAGAGGTGGCGCACCACTACCGCCACTTCGGCGGCGTCAGCCCCATCAACGACCAGAACCGGGCCTTGAAGGCGGCGATCAAGGACGAGCTCGCCCGGCGCGGCATCGATCTTCCCGTGTACTGGGGAAACCGCAACTGGGCGCCCTACCTCGAGCAGGCGGTGCAGGATGCCGCAGCCGCCGGCGACACCACACTCATCGCCGTCGCCACGAGCGCCTACAGCTCGTTCTCGAGCTGCAGGCAGTACCGCGAGGACTTCGCGCGGGTGCTGACCGAGACCGGCCTCGGCGACGTCGTGACGATCGACAAGGTGCGCCAGTTCTTCGACCACCCCGGTTTCGTCGCGCCGTTCAGCGCCGGTGTGCTCGCTGCCGTCGCCGGGTTCCTCGACGAGGGCCTTGCCCCCGAGCAGATCCGCGTGCTCTTCTCCACCCACAGCGTGCCGATCGACGACGCGAAGCGCTCCGGCCCGCGCGACGTCGACTGGGGCGAGGGCGGCGCGTACGCCGCGCAGCACCGGGCGGTGGCCGAGGTGATCATGGCCGACGTCGTCGCGGAGCGCCCCGAGGCGGCCTCGGTGCCGTGGGACCTGGTGTACCAGTCGCGCTCCGGCCCGCCCTCGCAGCCGTGGCTCGAGCCCGACGTCTGCGACGTCATCGAGACGCTTCCCGACGCCGGGGTGAAGGCCGTCGCGATCGTGCCGCTCGGATTCGTCAGCGACCACATGGAAGTGCTCTGGGACCTCGACACCGAGGCGATCGAGGCCGCGCAGGAAGCGGGTCTGCGGGCCGTCCGCACGCCGACCCCGGGCGTCGACCCGGCCTATGTGTCGGGACTGGTCGACCTCGTGGTCGAGCGCATCGAGGGCACGCCGGCCGCCGAGCGACCGCACCGCACCGAGCTCGGTCCCTGGTTCGACGTCTGCCGCCCCGCGTGCTGCGAGAACGTCCGCGCCGGGTTCAAGCCGGCAGCCGCCGGCATCGCACCCTGA
- the pepN gene encoding aminopeptidase N yields the protein MPGENLTRIEAQERRAVVDPTAGMSYEIALDLNRGAEVFGSRTTLRFAATPGADTFIDLIARDVREITLNGRSIDPATAFADSRIALSGLEAQNELIVDADCLYTNTGEGLHRFVDPVDGEVYLYSQFEVPDSRRVFAVFEQPDLKATFQFTVTAPEPWKVVSNSPTPEPQRHGDGTATWTFEPTPTISSYITALVAGPYEATFSELTSASGRVIPLGVYARKSLWQHLDADYVFDKTREGFAYFEEKFDYPYPFAKYDQLFVPEFNAGAMENAGAVTFTETYVFRSKVTDAVKERRVVTILHELAHMWFGDLVTMRWWNDLWLNESFAEWASTMATAEATEWTEAWTTFNAMEKTWAYRQDQLPSTHPVVAQINDLEDVQVNFDGITYAKGGSVLKQLAAWVGIEEFFAGVAAYFKKNEWSNTELSDLLVELERTSGRELSTWSKKWLETAGVNTLSPEIATSDDGIITRFAVVQTAPADYPTIRPHRLGIGFYRLQGGALVRVHHEELDVDGDLTEVPQLKGLARPDLVLLNDEDLAYAKIRLDEQSLRTAIAHLKDISDPLARSLVWGAAWDQTRDGETAASDYVDLVLRNIGSETESTTVRTTLGQLQLAANSYVTPATREATRARVADGLWKLAQGAQPGSDSQLQFVTAFAAAASTAAHTQTVKALRDGETVLEGLTIDTDLSWQLLVSLAAAGAVTAEDIDAALAADNTAKGGEFAAQARAALPTPEAKRAAWASLIEQADAPNTIVRAAAAGFVHPAGRELLSEFVAPYFDMLLPIWESRTYQIAQYLIVGLYPAPLADVALRDATRSWLAAHQDAPPALRRLVAENLAGVERAIAVQERDAE from the coding sequence GTGCCCGGAGAGAACCTCACCCGCATCGAGGCGCAGGAGCGCCGCGCCGTCGTCGACCCGACGGCCGGCATGTCGTACGAGATCGCGCTCGACCTCAACCGCGGTGCGGAGGTGTTCGGCTCCCGCACCACCCTTCGCTTCGCCGCCACCCCTGGCGCCGACACGTTCATCGACCTCATTGCGCGCGACGTGCGCGAGATCACCCTGAACGGCCGCTCGATCGACCCCGCGACGGCGTTCGCCGATTCGCGCATCGCACTGTCCGGGCTCGAGGCCCAGAACGAGCTGATCGTCGACGCCGACTGCCTGTACACCAACACCGGCGAGGGCCTGCACCGCTTCGTCGACCCGGTCGACGGCGAGGTCTATCTCTACTCGCAGTTCGAGGTGCCGGATTCCCGCCGCGTCTTCGCGGTGTTCGAGCAGCCCGATCTGAAGGCCACTTTCCAGTTCACCGTCACGGCACCGGAGCCGTGGAAGGTCGTGTCCAACTCCCCCACGCCCGAGCCCCAGCGCCACGGCGACGGCACCGCGACGTGGACGTTCGAGCCCACACCGACGATCTCGTCGTACATCACCGCGCTCGTCGCCGGCCCCTACGAGGCGACCTTCTCCGAGCTCACCAGCGCGTCGGGCCGGGTCATCCCGCTCGGCGTCTACGCCCGCAAGAGCCTCTGGCAGCACCTCGACGCGGACTACGTCTTCGACAAGACGCGTGAGGGATTCGCGTACTTCGAGGAGAAGTTCGACTACCCGTACCCGTTCGCGAAGTACGACCAGCTGTTCGTGCCGGAGTTCAACGCCGGGGCGATGGAGAACGCCGGTGCGGTGACCTTCACCGAGACGTACGTCTTCCGCAGCAAGGTGACCGACGCGGTCAAGGAGCGCCGCGTCGTCACGATCCTGCACGAGCTGGCCCACATGTGGTTCGGCGACCTCGTGACGATGCGCTGGTGGAACGACCTGTGGCTGAACGAGTCGTTCGCCGAGTGGGCGTCCACCATGGCCACCGCCGAGGCCACGGAGTGGACCGAGGCGTGGACCACGTTCAACGCGATGGAGAAGACCTGGGCGTACCGCCAGGACCAGCTCCCCTCGACCCACCCCGTCGTCGCGCAGATCAACGACCTCGAAGACGTGCAGGTCAACTTCGACGGCATCACATACGCCAAGGGCGGGTCGGTGCTCAAGCAGCTCGCCGCGTGGGTGGGCATCGAGGAGTTCTTCGCTGGAGTCGCGGCGTACTTCAAGAAGAACGAGTGGTCCAACACCGAGCTGTCGGACCTGCTCGTCGAGCTCGAGCGCACGAGCGGCCGCGAGCTGTCGACGTGGTCGAAGAAGTGGCTCGAGACGGCGGGGGTGAACACGCTGTCTCCCGAGATCGCCACGTCCGACGATGGGATCATCACCCGGTTCGCCGTGGTGCAGACGGCGCCCGCCGACTACCCCACGATCCGTCCCCATCGCCTCGGCATCGGCTTCTACCGTCTGCAGGGCGGCGCGCTCGTGCGGGTGCATCACGAAGAGCTCGACGTCGACGGCGACCTCACGGAGGTGCCGCAGCTGAAGGGCCTCGCGCGTCCCGACCTGGTGCTGCTGAACGACGAGGACCTCGCCTACGCGAAGATCCGCCTCGACGAGCAGTCGCTGCGGACCGCCATCGCCCATCTCAAGGACATCAGCGACCCGCTGGCGCGTTCGCTGGTCTGGGGCGCCGCCTGGGACCAGACCCGCGACGGCGAGACGGCCGCGAGCGACTACGTCGACCTCGTGCTGCGCAACATCGGCAGCGAGACGGAGTCGACCACCGTGCGCACGACCCTCGGTCAGCTGCAGTTGGCCGCCAACTCCTACGTCACCCCGGCCACCCGCGAGGCGACGCGTGCGCGCGTGGCCGATGGTCTCTGGAAGCTCGCGCAGGGGGCCCAGCCCGGCAGCGACAGCCAGCTGCAGTTCGTCACCGCGTTCGCCGCCGCGGCCAGCACGGCCGCGCACACGCAGACCGTCAAGGCGCTGCGCGACGGCGAGACGGTGCTCGAGGGGCTGACGATCGACACGGATCTGTCGTGGCAGCTGCTCGTGTCGCTCGCCGCCGCCGGTGCGGTCACCGCCGAGGACATCGACGCGGCCCTGGCCGCCGACAACACCGCCAAGGGCGGCGAGTTCGCCGCACAGGCCCGCGCGGCGCTCCCCACCCCCGAGGCCAAGCGCGCCGCATGGGCGTCGCTGATCGAACAGGCCGACGCGCCGAACACGATCGTTCGTGCCGCCGCAGCCGGCTTCGTGCACCCCGCCGGTCGTGAGCTGCTGTCGGAGTTCGTCGCGCCGTACTTCGACATGCTGCTGCCGATCTGGGAGTCGCGAACGTACCAGATCGCCCAGTACCTGATCGTCGGGCTCTACCCCGCGCCGCTCGCCGATGTGGCGCTGCGCGACGCGACGCGGTCGTGGCTCGCCGCCCACCAGGACGCGCCGCCTGCGCTGCGCCGCCTGGTCGCCGAGAACCTCGCAGGCGTCGAGCGGGCGATCGCGGTGCAGGAGCGCGACGCGGAGTAG
- a CDS encoding mechanosensitive ion channel family protein has translation MDDVTSPDVTSPDFWGKVLKFLIEAGWNLLAVALILVGGVVAAWVLRIVIRRTVNRIVSGAKSKARVDDTQALERSPLAQVRLVQRTRTLGTILQNIVNVAIVIITVLLIVQVLAPTALGSFALLSAAIGAGLGFGAQNIVKDVLNGIFVVAEDQIGIGDVVDLGLATGVVEYVSVRVTHVRDVNGTLWYVRNGEITRIGNMSQGWSRVIIDLAVPVDADVDEVEKQMLAAAKSLQKDPKWRTRVLEDPEVWGLESVSGEALVIRLVMKTRPNAKDDVARELRMRLKHAVDEMGLTLPQLTSITLTGPEGAQRVRGANPPMTRPNPVPKDSRPTWKPKRTDKSSAQPDGGDGSAPPPSDEETKP, from the coding sequence ATGGACGACGTGACGAGCCCCGACGTGACGAGCCCCGACTTCTGGGGGAAGGTGCTCAAGTTCCTCATCGAGGCGGGCTGGAACCTGCTCGCGGTCGCACTCATCCTCGTCGGCGGGGTGGTCGCGGCGTGGGTGCTGCGCATCGTCATCCGCCGCACCGTCAACCGCATCGTCTCGGGTGCGAAATCCAAGGCTCGGGTCGACGACACGCAGGCGCTCGAACGGTCCCCGCTGGCGCAGGTGCGTCTGGTGCAACGCACCCGGACTCTCGGCACGATCCTGCAGAACATCGTCAACGTCGCCATCGTCATCATCACGGTGCTGCTCATCGTGCAGGTGCTGGCGCCCACAGCCCTCGGCTCGTTCGCCCTGCTGTCCGCCGCCATCGGCGCCGGACTCGGTTTCGGCGCCCAGAACATCGTCAAGGACGTGCTCAACGGCATTTTCGTGGTCGCCGAGGATCAGATCGGCATCGGCGACGTCGTGGATCTGGGGCTCGCCACCGGCGTCGTGGAGTACGTCTCGGTGCGCGTCACGCACGTCCGTGACGTCAACGGCACGCTCTGGTACGTGCGCAACGGCGAAATCACCCGCATCGGCAACATGTCGCAGGGCTGGTCGCGCGTCATCATCGACCTCGCTGTCCCGGTCGACGCCGATGTCGACGAGGTCGAGAAGCAGATGCTCGCGGCCGCCAAGAGTCTGCAGAAGGACCCGAAGTGGCGCACCCGCGTGCTCGAGGACCCGGAGGTCTGGGGTCTGGAGTCCGTCAGCGGGGAAGCGCTCGTGATCCGACTGGTGATGAAGACCCGGCCCAACGCCAAGGATGATGTCGCCCGGGAGCTGCGCATGCGGCTCAAGCACGCCGTGGACGAAATGGGGCTGACCCTCCCCCAGCTCACCTCCATCACGCTGACCGGTCCCGAGGGCGCTCAGCGGGTGCGCGGCGCCAACCCGCCGATGACGCGGCCCAACCCGGTGCCGAAGGACTCCCGACCGACGTGGAAACCCAAGCGCACGGACAAGAGCAGCGCCCAACCGGACGGCGGCGACGGCTCTGCGCCCCCGCCCTCCGACGAGGAGACGAAGCCATGA
- a CDS encoding globin, with translation MTDAAPRSFYDEVGGHETFVRLAAAFYREVAEDDVLRPMYPEVDLEPAARRLEMFLAQYWGGPSTYSQERGHPRLRMRHAPFHVNPDARDRWLAHMRVAVDELGLSPLHEATLWEYLDRAAHAMVNTFEPTGIGPAPAGRDATGFPVVARRPEGETPG, from the coding sequence ATGACGGATGCCGCACCCCGCTCGTTCTACGACGAGGTCGGCGGGCACGAGACGTTCGTCCGGCTCGCCGCGGCGTTCTACCGCGAGGTCGCCGAGGACGACGTGCTGCGCCCGATGTACCCCGAGGTCGACCTCGAGCCCGCCGCGCGCCGGCTGGAGATGTTCCTGGCGCAGTACTGGGGCGGCCCCAGCACCTACAGCCAGGAACGCGGCCACCCGCGCCTGCGCATGCGCCACGCCCCCTTCCACGTGAACCCCGACGCTCGGGACCGCTGGCTGGCGCACATGCGCGTCGCCGTCGATGAGCTCGGCCTGTCGCCCCTCCACGAGGCGACCCTGTGGGAGTATCTCGACAGGGCGGCGCACGCGATGGTGAACACCTTCGAGCCGACGGGCATCGGTCCGGCACCGGCCGGCCGTGACGCGACGGGGTTCCCCGTCGTCGCACGCAGGCCTGAGGGAGAGACACCGGGCTGA
- a CDS encoding FAD-binding dehydrogenase, which produces MTTATIRADVLIIGWGLSGLVAAGEAVAAGKHVVIVDQEPRTNLGGQAWWSFGGLFFIDSPEQRRLGIRDSFDLARQDWLGTAGFDREDDDVWARRWAEAYLHFAHHEKRAWLQQKGLGFFPIVGWAERGGYTATGPGNSVPRFHITWGTGPGVVAPFQAAVEEAERQGRLTIMPRHRVTALTVVDGAVTGATGDLLAPSGAARGTATSREVVGAFEVTAGATVVTSGGIGGNHDMVRRRWPERLGTPPVSMVSGVPAYVDGHMLSVAEQAGAREVNGDRMWHYVEGIQNFQPVWPQHGIRILPGPSSIWLDATGHRLPVPLFPGFDTLGTLAHLRRTGHDHSWFVLSYKIIEKEFTLSGSEQNPDLTGKDVRLLISSRLAKGAAEPVQAFLDRGADFVVRDTLDELIAGMRDLPGGDALDAARVRTEVEARDREIENAFTKDAQIAMMRSARAFRGDRLVRTATPHRILDRSAGPLIAVKLHVLTRKSLGGIQTDLQSRALGADGQVVPGLYAAGEASGFGGGGMHGYRALEGTFLGGCLFSGRVAGRAAAAAV; this is translated from the coding sequence ATGACCACCGCCACCATCAGGGCCGACGTGCTCATCATCGGGTGGGGCCTGTCGGGCCTCGTCGCGGCCGGTGAGGCCGTCGCCGCCGGCAAGCATGTGGTGATCGTCGACCAGGAGCCGCGCACCAACCTCGGCGGACAGGCGTGGTGGTCCTTCGGCGGGCTGTTCTTCATCGACTCGCCCGAGCAGCGCCGCCTCGGCATCCGGGATTCCTTCGACCTCGCCAGGCAGGACTGGCTCGGCACCGCCGGTTTCGACCGCGAGGACGACGATGTGTGGGCGCGCCGTTGGGCTGAGGCCTACCTGCACTTCGCGCACCACGAGAAGCGCGCCTGGCTGCAGCAGAAGGGGCTGGGGTTCTTTCCCATCGTGGGATGGGCGGAACGCGGCGGCTACACCGCGACGGGACCCGGAAACTCCGTGCCACGGTTCCACATCACGTGGGGCACCGGCCCGGGCGTCGTCGCGCCCTTCCAGGCAGCGGTCGAAGAGGCGGAGCGGCAGGGCCGGCTGACCATCATGCCGCGCCATCGGGTCACCGCGCTCACCGTCGTCGACGGGGCGGTCACCGGTGCCACCGGCGACCTGCTCGCACCGTCCGGCGCCGCGCGGGGCACGGCCACCTCACGAGAGGTCGTGGGGGCGTTCGAGGTGACAGCGGGGGCGACCGTCGTCACCTCCGGCGGCATCGGCGGAAACCACGATATGGTCCGCCGGCGCTGGCCGGAACGGCTCGGCACCCCGCCCGTGTCGATGGTGTCGGGGGTGCCCGCCTACGTCGACGGTCACATGCTGTCGGTGGCGGAACAGGCAGGAGCGCGCGAGGTCAACGGCGACCGCATGTGGCACTACGTCGAAGGCATCCAGAACTTCCAGCCGGTCTGGCCGCAGCACGGCATCCGCATCCTCCCCGGCCCGTCGTCGATCTGGCTCGACGCGACGGGCCACCGCCTGCCGGTCCCGCTGTTCCCCGGCTTCGACACCCTGGGCACCCTCGCCCACCTCCGACGCACCGGTCACGACCACTCCTGGTTCGTGCTGTCGTACAAGATCATCGAGAAGGAGTTCACGCTCTCGGGAAGCGAGCAGAACCCCGATCTGACCGGCAAGGACGTGCGGCTGCTCATCTCGTCCCGACTGGCGAAGGGTGCCGCCGAACCCGTGCAGGCCTTTCTCGACCGTGGGGCGGACTTCGTCGTGCGCGACACCCTCGATGAGCTCATCGCGGGGATGCGGGACCTGCCCGGCGGCGACGCCCTGGATGCCGCGCGGGTGCGCACCGAGGTGGAGGCGCGCGATCGCGAGATCGAGAACGCCTTCACCAAGGATGCGCAGATCGCGATGATGCGCTCCGCGCGCGCCTTCCGCGGTGACCGGCTCGTGCGCACCGCCACACCGCACCGCATCCTCGACCGCTCCGCCGGTCCGCTCATCGCGGTGAAGCTCCATGTGCTCACCCGCAAGTCGCTGGGCGGCATCCAGACCGATCTGCAATCCCGGGCGCTCGGCGCCGACGGGCAGGTCGTGCCCGGGCTGTATGCGGCGGGCGAGGCGAGCGGCTTCGGCGGCGGCGGCATGCACGGCTACCGGGCGCTCGAGGGCACCTTTCTCGGCGGGTGCCTGTTCTCCGGTCGGGTCGCGGGACGTGCGGCAGCGGCGGCCGTCTGA